The Sphaerospermopsis torques-reginae ITEP-024 genome has a window encoding:
- the hpnA gene encoding hopanoid-associated sugar epimerase, translating into MRAFVTGGTGFVGSHVVRSLLQEGYKVTALVRGSSNLGNLRGLEIDIVKGDLNDPHIWKQMQGCNYLFHVAAHYSLWQKDRDLLYRHNVEGTRNILTAAQKAGIERTVYTSSVAAIGVGKSGQVVDETHQSPVEKLVGDYKKSKFLAEQEAKEAAKQGQDIVIVNPSSPIGPLDIKPTPTGDIILRFLRRQMPAYVDTGLNFIDVRDVARGHLLALEKGKRGDRYILGNQNLSLKQLLEILSDITGLKAPQISVPAFLPLSVAWIEEKILALIGKTPTVPIDGVRMAQQPMYYDASKAIRELSLPQSSLKVALKDAVDWFVSNGYVK; encoded by the coding sequence ATGCGGGCTTTTGTGACTGGTGGTACAGGATTTGTAGGTTCTCATGTGGTGCGATCGCTGTTACAAGAAGGATATAAAGTTACAGCATTAGTACGTGGAAGTAGCAACCTGGGAAATCTGCGAGGATTAGAAATAGATATAGTCAAAGGTGATTTAAATGACCCGCATATCTGGAAACAGATGCAAGGTTGTAATTATCTTTTTCATGTAGCTGCCCATTATTCCCTATGGCAAAAAGATCGGGATTTACTGTATCGTCATAATGTGGAAGGTACACGGAATATTTTAACAGCAGCGCAAAAAGCCGGAATTGAACGTACAGTTTATACCAGTTCTGTAGCAGCTATAGGAGTAGGAAAATCTGGTCAAGTTGTGGATGAAACTCATCAGAGTCCTGTAGAGAAATTAGTGGGAGACTATAAAAAGTCTAAATTTTTGGCTGAACAAGAAGCAAAGGAAGCTGCAAAACAAGGTCAAGATATAGTGATAGTTAATCCTAGCAGTCCTATTGGACCATTGGATATCAAACCCACACCCACCGGTGATATTATTCTGCGGTTTTTGCGGCGACAAATGCCGGCTTATGTGGATACAGGTTTAAACTTTATTGATGTGCGAGATGTAGCGAGAGGACATTTACTAGCTTTGGAAAAAGGAAAAAGGGGCGATCGCTATATCTTAGGAAATCAAAATCTCAGTCTCAAACAACTGCTAGAAATACTATCCGACATCACAGGATTAAAAGCACCGCAAATATCAGTTCCCGCTTTTTTACCATTGAGTGTTGCTTGGATAGAAGAGAAAATTCTTGCACTGATAGGGAAAACACCCACAGTTCCTATAGATGGTGTTCGCATGGCACAGCAACCAATGTATTATGATGCTTCCAAGGCCATCCGCGAACTTAGTCTACCTCAGTCTTCTTTGAAGGTAGCACTCAAAGACGCTGTTGATTGGTTTGTTTCTAATGGTTATGTCAAATAA
- the hpnH gene encoding adenosyl-hopene transferase HpnH, whose product MAINVQQAIDIGKYLVTQRLLGRKRFPLVLMLEPLFRCNLACSGCGKIQHPTEVLKQNLTPEQCFAAVEECGAPVVSIPGGEPLLHPQIDEIVKGLVERKKYVYLCTNGLLLEKSLHKFQPSPYLTFSVHLDGMREWHDKCVDRKGVFDVAVQAIRAAKAKGFRVTTNSTIFEGCDVKEMQEFFDFLDTLKVDGMMISPGYSYEWAPDQDHFLQREQTRALFREILAPYTSGKKNWNFNHNPLFLDFLIGEKDYECTPWGSPSYSVLGWQKPCYLLNEGYYQTFQELLDETDWSKYGRASGNPKCADCMVHCGYEPTAAMDAMQPQNIARSLTTVFGR is encoded by the coding sequence ATGGCGATTAATGTACAACAAGCTATAGACATCGGTAAATATTTAGTTACACAACGTCTGTTAGGACGTAAACGCTTCCCTCTGGTTTTAATGTTAGAACCTCTTTTTCGTTGTAACTTAGCTTGTTCTGGTTGTGGAAAAATCCAACATCCTACAGAAGTTCTCAAACAAAATTTGACTCCAGAACAGTGTTTTGCAGCAGTAGAAGAATGTGGCGCACCTGTGGTTTCTATTCCTGGAGGAGAACCATTATTACATCCACAAATTGATGAAATTGTTAAAGGTTTAGTAGAACGCAAGAAATATGTTTACTTGTGTACCAATGGTTTGTTATTAGAAAAGAGTCTCCATAAATTTCAACCTTCTCCTTATCTAACCTTCAGTGTTCATCTTGATGGAATGCGGGAATGGCATGATAAATGTGTAGACAGAAAAGGAGTTTTTGATGTTGCTGTCCAAGCGATTCGTGCTGCTAAAGCCAAAGGTTTTCGTGTCACTACTAACTCGACTATTTTTGAAGGTTGTGATGTCAAAGAAATGCAGGAGTTTTTTGATTTTCTCGATACTTTAAAAGTTGATGGGATGATGATTTCTCCTGGTTACAGTTATGAATGGGCACCAGATCAAGATCATTTTCTGCAAAGAGAACAAACCCGCGCTTTATTTAGAGAAATTCTTGCACCTTACACTTCTGGGAAAAAGAACTGGAACTTTAATCACAACCCCTTATTTTTAGATTTTCTCATTGGTGAGAAAGACTATGAATGTACTCCTTGGGGTAGTCCTAGTTATAGTGTTTTAGGTTGGCAAAAACCTTGTTATTTGTTGAATGAAGGTTATTATCAAACTTTCCAAGAATTGTTAGATGAAACTGACTGGAGTAAATACGGACGCGCTAGTGGTAATCCTAAATGTGCTGATTGTATGGTGCATTGTGGTTATGAACCAACCGCAGCGATGGATGCTATGCAACCGCAAAATATAGCTCGTTCTTTGACTACTGTTTTTGGTAGATGA
- a CDS encoding ATP-binding protein, whose protein sequence is MENRKIIFVGGIHGVGKTTLCKKIESRYNIEHFSASNLIAKEKVEEHLCNKQVENVAENQDYLVTAINKYFQSEKWYLLDGHFGLLNTKNEITKIPYSTYQGICPSAILLLIDEPKNIYNRLNLRDSIKHDLALLRSFQEQEIYYSQYIRDKLNIPYLMCNVSESEENIYSFVEGLVTQDVCE, encoded by the coding sequence ATGGAAAACCGTAAAATCATTTTTGTCGGTGGAATTCATGGTGTTGGTAAAACAACTCTTTGTAAAAAGATAGAATCAAGATATAATATCGAACATTTTTCGGCAAGCAATCTAATTGCTAAAGAAAAGGTTGAGGAACATCTTTGTAATAAACAAGTTGAAAATGTTGCTGAAAACCAGGATTATCTAGTCACAGCAATCAACAAATATTTTCAGAGTGAAAAATGGTATTTGCTTGATGGACATTTTGGTTTATTAAATACGAAAAATGAAATAACTAAAATTCCCTACTCAACATATCAAGGTATTTGCCCAAGTGCTATTCTTCTGTTGATTGACGAACCCAAAAATATTTATAATCGTTTAAATTTAAGAGATAGTATTAAACATGATTTAGCTTTGCTGCGCTCTTTTCAGGAACAGGAAATTTATTACTCCCAGTACATCAGAGATAAATTAAACATTCCCTATCTAATGTGCAACGTTAGTGAAAGTGAAGAAAACATATACAGTTTTGTTGAAGGTTTAGTTACTCAAGATGTATGTGAATAA